TCTTGGTGGCTTTGTGGTGAGGTCCGGTATACCTACAACGTCCCTAATTCCTCATCAAGCTGCCGCAACTTATCCGGCGTTAACACATCCGGCACAAATCCGGCTATCTGTTCCAGCGAAAAGTCCATGCCCACCGCCAGTTGGGGCGACCGCATCATCTCGCCAAAATGTTTTTCCAGAATGGCTTTGGCCGCTGCATTAGCCAGCAATTCTTTCAGCGTATTTTTGACGCCAAGTTTGGCCGAATTACCCTCCACGTCGCTGACCAAGCCGGAGGTTTGCAAGAAAAACGTGGCCCGCGCCCGAATATCTTGCGATGAGCTGCCCACCAGAATTTCAAATTCACCCGCCTCGGCCACCCAGCCCTGCTTTTCAGGATCATAGAACGACAAGGCCCGTCCATCCAGCGTGAAGGCCACGGTTTGGGTTTCGCCCGGTTTGAGGGCTACTTTTTTGAAGGCCTTTAACTCTTTTTCGGGCCGGGCCAGGCTAGACCTCACATCCCGCACGTAGAGTTGGACCACCTCTTTGCCCTCGCGCCGGCCGGTGTTGGTGACAGCCACACTCACCTGGATGGTATCGCCATAAGCATATTCTTTGGCGTTGAGAGCCAGGTTGTTATACTCAAATGTGGTGTAGGAGAGACCGTAGCCAAAGGGGAAGAGCGGCTCGATCATTTTCTTTTCGTAATAGCGATAGCCCACAAACAGGCCCTCGCCGTAGTACACCCGGCCATTCTCGCCGGGGTAATTGATAAACGCCGGATTGTCGGCCAGACGTTTGGGAAAGGTTTGGGACAATTTGCCCGAGGGATTAACATCGCCAAACAGCACGTCGGCAAGGGCGTGGCCCGCCTCCTGGCCGGGGAACCAGGCCTGCACCACCCCCGCCACTTTATCCAGCCAGGGCATTGCATGCGGCGAGCCGGTATTGAGCACCACTACCGTATTGGGATTGGCGGCGGCCACTTTTTCCACCAATAGATTTTGCTCGCCGGGCAGGTCCATGCCGGGCCGGTCGAAGCCCTCACTTTCCCATTCATCCGTAGTGCCCACAAAGAGCAACGCCACATCGGCCCCGGCAGCCAGGGTTGCCGCCCGTTTAATGGCGTCTTCAGGAATGGGCAACAAACAACCCACCCGTAGCCCGGCCAGCATTGAAGCTTTCTCGCGGCTGTACTCAATTTTTAGGGCATAAACGCGCCCGGCCTGTAACTCAACCTCGGCCTTCATTTCCCGGCTGCCCATGCCAAAGAAGGACTCGCCGGGGAATTGTTCGCTCCAGTTATCAATCAACTCCTGGCCATCAAGATACAACCGGCTTAACCCGACACTGACCAAGCTAAAGGTGTACCTCCCGCTTTCAGGCGCGGTAAAGTTAGCCGTCAAACGAGCAGAGAATTTTTCCGGATCCACCCCCTGGGCCAGATCGCCAAACCACACAATTTCTGCGGTATCGGCCACGGCGGTCGCCACCACTTCGCCCGATAGATCAAGACTGTTGAAATATTCCATCTGCAAGCCAGATGTTGCAGCGGTGAGGGCAGTCAACCAAGAGGAGTTCAAGACGGGCAACAATTTGTGATGGGGACACCCCAATTCATAGGCCAGTTCAATAGTATCACCGGCGCGTTGGGTGATGCCCTCAAAAGCGGTGACAATATGATGGGGTTTGACCCGCGCGCTGCCGCCGCCCATAATCGGCGCGCCCTTGACGTTTGGCCCAATAATGGCCAGCGTTTTAATCTTGTTCGGATCAAGGGGCAACACATTGCGGTCATTCTTCAACAGCACCATTGCCTCGCCGGCAGCCTGTCGAATCAGACGACGATGTTCGGGGCTGTCCACGGCCTGCTCGGGGCGCTCGGCCGGATCGTCAAACACGCCAGATTTGAAGACGATGCGCAGTAAGCGCCGCACTTTATCGTCAATCACAGCCTCGCTGACGCGACCCTCTTTGACCGCCTGGAGCAGTTTATCGCCCATCCATTGCGGGGGGCCGGGCATTTCCAGGTCCAGCCCGGCGTTGGCCGCTTCAACCGTGCTTTTGGTGCCAAACCAATCGGACATCACAATGCCCTCAAAACCCCATTCATTTTTCAGGATGTCGGTGAGCAGGTAGACATTATCGCAGGCATACGTGCCGTTGATGCGATTGTACGACGACATGACCGACCAGGGTTTGGCTTCTTTCACCGCTGTTTCAAACGGCAGCAGGTAAATTTCGCGCAGGGGGCGCTCGGCCACCTCGGAACTGATGCTCATCCGCTCAAACTCAGAGTCGTTGCATACAAAATGTTTGATGCACGCCCCCACGTTCTGGCTCTGCACGCCGTTGATATAGGCCACCGCCAGCCGGGCGGTGAGATAGGGGTCTTCGGAGTAACACTCAAAGTTCCGGCCATTCAAGGGGGACCGATGAATGTTGACCGTAGGCGCCAGCAGAATGTGCGCCCCTTTGGTTTTGGCTTCCTGGCCCAGAGCCTGGCCAATTTGCTCAACCAGGTCCGTATTCCAGGTGGAGGCCAGGGCAATGCCCACCGGAAAACACGCCGCCGAAACCCCACCAAAAAGATGGCCGCCTCTGGCTCCGTTCGGCCCGTCGGTTACCTTGACGGCCGGAATCCCCAGCCGTTCAACGCCGGTGGAATTCCACATGGTGGAACCGGCAGCCATAGACACTTTTTCGGCCAGGGTCATTTGTTGTAACAGATTTTCAATTTTTTCTTTCATCGTTGATGTCTCCAATCGTCATTGATTTTGGATATGTAAAAACAACAAATTGCAAACTACAAATTAGAAAATCTATACTGAAATCAGTTTGAAACCAACACTTGCCGCAAAGGTGGTGGATATGTCATTTCGACCGAAGGGAGAAATCTCCTCGAAACCGTACCTTTAGAAAAAGATTTCTCGGTCTAACGGCCTCGAAATGACATTTAAAAAACATGTTCTCAGAGGGCTAAATCCCCTCGGCCACTAGATCACCCACTTCAGTGGTGGAGTAACCCATCCTGCCGGCGGCCATGCTCTTGAGTTTGTGGGCGGTCACGTGCATGATGGACTTTTCAATGGCGTCGGCGGCCCCGGTTTCGCCCAGGTAATCCAGCATCATGCCGCCGCAGGCAATGGCGGCCAGCGGATTGATCACGTTTTTGCCGGTGTATTTGGGAGCCGACCCGCCGATGGGTTCAAACATGCTCACGCCATCGGGGTTGATGTTGCCGCCGGCGGCAATGCCCATGCCGCCCTGGGTGATCGCGCCCAGGTCGGTGATGATGTCGCCAAACATGTTGCCGGTGACAATCACGTCAAACCACTCCGGGTTTTTAACCATCCACATGCAGGTGGCGTCCACATGGTAATATTCGCGTTTGATGTCGGGATATTCGGCCTGGCCGATTTCGTGGAAGGCGCGCTCCCACAGGTCGTACACGTAAGTAAGCACGTTGGTTTTGCCGCACAGGGCCAGGGTGTTGGTTTTGTTGCGTTTGCGGGTATACTCAAAGGCGTAGCGCAAACAGCGCTCCACCTGAAAACGGGTGTAAACCATACTCTGCACGGCCACTTCCTGCGGCGTGCCTTTCATCGAGATACCGCCGGTGCCGGTGTAAATACCCCCGGTGTTCTCCCGAACC
This window of the Anaerolineae bacterium genome carries:
- a CDS encoding 3-isopropylmalate dehydrogenase; amino-acid sequence: MSNKTYHIAVLPGDGTGPEVVKEGIKALQVAGDKFDFKLDFTTFDFGGDRYLRTGEVLPDSAPDELRRFDAIFLGAIGHPDVKPGILEKGILLRLRFELDQYINLRPVKLYPGVETPLKDKGPADIDYVVVRENTGGIYTGTGGISMKGTPQEVAVQSMVYTRFQVERCLRYAFEYTRKRNKTNTLALCGKTNVLTYVYDLWERAFHEIGQAEYPDIKREYYHVDATCMWMVKNPEWFDVIVTGNMFGDIITDLGAITQGGMGIAAGGNINPDGVSMFEPIGGSAPKYTGKNVINPLAAIACGGMMLDYLGETGAADAIEKSIMHVTAHKLKSMAAGRMGYSTTEVGDLVAEGI
- a CDS encoding glycoside hydrolase family 3 C-terminal domain-containing protein, translated to MKEKIENLLQQMTLAEKVSMAAGSTMWNSTGVERLGIPAVKVTDGPNGARGGHLFGGVSAACFPVGIALASTWNTDLVEQIGQALGQEAKTKGAHILLAPTVNIHRSPLNGRNFECYSEDPYLTARLAVAYINGVQSQNVGACIKHFVCNDSEFERMSISSEVAERPLREIYLLPFETAVKEAKPWSVMSSYNRINGTYACDNVYLLTDILKNEWGFEGIVMSDWFGTKSTVEAANAGLDLEMPGPPQWMGDKLLQAVKEGRVSEAVIDDKVRRLLRIVFKSGVFDDPAERPEQAVDSPEHRRLIRQAAGEAMVLLKNDRNVLPLDPNKIKTLAIIGPNVKGAPIMGGGSARVKPHHIVTAFEGITQRAGDTIELAYELGCPHHKLLPVLNSSWLTALTAATSGLQMEYFNSLDLSGEVVATAVADTAEIVWFGDLAQGVDPEKFSARLTANFTAPESGRYTFSLVSVGLSRLYLDGQELIDNWSEQFPGESFFGMGSREMKAEVELQAGRVYALKIEYSREKASMLAGLRVGCLLPIPEDAIKRAATLAAGADVALLFVGTTDEWESEGFDRPGMDLPGEQNLLVEKVAAANPNTVVVLNTGSPHAMPWLDKVAGVVQAWFPGQEAGHALADVLFGDVNPSGKLSQTFPKRLADNPAFINYPGENGRVYYGEGLFVGYRYYEKKMIEPLFPFGYGLSYTTFEYNNLALNAKEYAYGDTIQVSVAVTNTGRREGKEVVQLYVRDVRSSLARPEKELKAFKKVALKPGETQTVAFTLDGRALSFYDPEKQGWVAEAGEFEILVGSSSQDIRARATFFLQTSGLVSDVEGNSAKLGVKNTLKELLANAAAKAILEKHFGEMMRSPQLAVGMDFSLEQIAGFVPDVLTPDKLRQLDEELGTL